A single window of Aspergillus flavus chromosome 4, complete sequence DNA harbors:
- a CDS encoding synaptic vesicle transporter, with product MDILLRESSFGRLLNFASNGQIFPHRDLNIPKHEEATSSSSSCPEAPRHVLVDFSGPNDPDMPRNWPTLAKTVVMVDVMLLNFSFYAASAIFTPSIPRIEEVFGATTAEGTLGLSLFVIAYGIGPLILSPLSNLPSIGRTPVYVLGSLAFCLFNIGTALAKNLHTILILRFFGGFIGSAPISVGGATLMEVYGPTEIPYAIALYAVSGVCGPILGPILGTLVIERWKTWTATLWLLSGVTAFTTVFIFFLLPETLYSNILLRRAQRLRDQTGNPAYQSQADIDTPQSNLAIRIVKQTMDDFKLSCMDPVILFVNMHTMLIYGVLYLWFEFFPFVFDGIYHFTAIQQGLAFFGILVGAVVSVITYVLWLYFSYQPRVAKPEAIVEPEARLVPGQVGAICIPVCLFMFAWTSRESVHWIVPIVGTAFFAPGFYLTFQSILNYLGESYPRYVASVFAGNTFFRSSFGGALPLAAPRMLQSLGIGWASSTLGFISIAMVPLPFILERYGKRLRSWSKYAN from the exons ATGGACATCTTACTTCGTGAAAGCTCGTTCGGCCGGTTACTGAATTTTGCCTCGAATGGCCAGATATTTCCACATCGTGATCTTAATATTCCAAAGCATGAAGAAGCTACCAGTTCAAGCTCCTCTTGCCCTGAAGCCCCTCGCCACGTATTGGTCGATTTCAGCGGGCCCAACGATCCGGATATGCCCAGAAATTGGCCCACGTTAGCCAAGACAGTCGTGATGGTGGATGTTATGCTGCTAAACTTCAGCTTCTATGCGGCGTCGGCAATCTTCACACCAAGCATTCCGAGGATTGAAGAGGTCTTTGGCGCTACCACTGCGGAGGGTACGCTGGGACTCTCGCTTTTTGTTATTGCATATGGCATTGGGCCACTCATT CTTTCACCATTATCAAACCTGCCCTCTATCGGACGTACACCAGTCTATGTCCTCGGTTCTCTTGCATTTTGTTTGTTCAACATAGGCACTGCGCTAGCGAAGAACCTGCATACTATCCTTATATTGAGATTCTTTGGGGGCTTCATTGGGAGTGCGCCGATTAGTGTAGGCGGTGCTACGCTGATGGAGGTATATGGACCCACCGAGATTCCGTATGCCATTGCATTGTACGCAGTCAGCGGAGTTTGTGGGCCGATTTTAGGACCG ATCCTCGGGACACTGGTAAT AGAGCGTTGGAAGACATGGACTGCAACTCTATGGCTTCTTTCCGGAGTCACAGCTTTCACTACcgtgtttattttcttcttgttaCCTGAGACGTTGTATTCGAATATCCTTCTTCGTCGAGCACAACGGCTCCGTGACCAGACAGGGAATCCGGCTTACCAAAGCCAAGCGGACATCGACACCCCGCAGTCTAACCTTGCGATACGCATAGTGAAGCAAACGATGGATGATTTCAAGCTATCTTGCATGGACCCGGTCATCCTGTTTGTTAATATGCACACTATGTTGATATACGGGGTACTCTACTTGTGGTTTGAATTTTTCCCATTCG TTTTTGACGGAATCTACCACTTCACTGCAATCCAACAAGGCC TTGCATTCTTCGGTATCCTTGTCGGCGCAGTCGTGTCTGTCATTACATACGTGCTGTGGTTATATTTCTCTTACCAGCCACGAGTTGCGAAGCCAGAAGCCATTGTTGAGCCCGAAGCCCGCCTTGTCCCCGGACAGGTTGGGGCCATCTGTATCCCAGTTTGTCTCTTCATGTTTGCGTGGACATCCCGTGAAAG CGTACACTGGATCGTTCCTATCGTCGGTACAGCCTTCTTCGCACCGGGATTCTACCTGACCTTCCAATCTATCCTTAACTATCTAGGAGAGTCTTACCCACGATATGTGGCAAGTGTATTCGCCGGCAACACATTCTTCCGAAGCTCATTCGGCGGAGCGTTACCTTTAGCCGCCCCAAGGATGTTACAGTCACTGGGCATTGGGTGGGCGTCGAGTACTCTGGGATTCATATCCATTGCCATGGTTCCTCTGCCATTTATCTTGGAACGC TACGGCAAAAGACTCCGCTCATGGAGCAAGTATGCGAACTAG